A stretch of Buteo buteo chromosome 9, bButBut1.hap1.1, whole genome shotgun sequence DNA encodes these proteins:
- the THRA gene encoding thyroid hormone receptor alpha, producing MEQKPSTLDPLSEPEDTRWLDGKRKRKSSQCLVKSSMSGYIPSYLDKDEQCVVCGDKATGYHYRCITCEGCKGFFRRTIQKNLHPTYSCKYDGCCVIDKITRNQCQLCRFKKCISVGMAMDLVLDDSKRVAKRKLIEENRERRRKEEMIKSLQHRPNPSAEEWELIHVVTEAHRSTNAQGSHWKQKRKFLPEDIGQSPMASMPDGDKVDLEAFSEFTKIITPAITRVVDFAKKLPMFSELPCEDQIILLKGCCMEIMSLRAAVRYDPESETLTLSGEMAVKREQLKNGGLGVVSDAIFDLGKSLSAFNLDDTEVALLQAVLLMSSDRTGLICVEKIEKCQETYLLAFEHYINYRKHNIPHFWPKLLMKVTDLRMIGACHASRFLHMKVECPTELFPPLFLEVFEDQEV from the exons ATGGAACAGAAGCCCAGCACCCTGGACCCGCTGTCGGAGCCAGAGGACACCCG GTGGCTGGATGGCAAGCGCAAAAGAAAGAGCAGCCAATGtttggtgaagagcagcatgtcAG GGTACATCCCTAGTTACCTGGACAAAGATGAACAGTGCGTGGTGTGCGGGGATAAAGCCACCGGCTACCACTACCGCTGCATCACCTGCGAGGGCTGCAAG GGCTTTTTCCGTCGGACCATCCAGAAGAACCTGCACCCCACTTACTCCTGCAAGTACGATGGCTGCTGCGTCATCGACAAGATCACCCGCAACCAGTGCCAGCTCTGCCGCTTCAAGAAGTGCATCTCCGTGGGCATGGCCATGGACC TGGTGCTGGATGACTCGAAGCGGGTAGCGAAGCGGAAGCTGATCGAGGAGAACCGGGAGCGGCGGCGGAAGGAGGAGATGATCAAGTCGCTGCAGCATCGCCCCAACCCCAGCGCGGAGGAGTGGGAGCTGATCCACGTGGTGACGGAGGCCCACCGCAGCACCAACGCCCAGGGCAGCCACTGGAAGCAGAAGCGGAAATTCCTG CCCGAGGACATCGGCCAGTCACCCATGGCCTCCATGCCCGATGGGGACAAAGTCGACCTGGAGGCGTTCAGCGAGTTTACAAAAATCATCACCCCGGCCATCACCCGCGTGGTCGACTTTGCCAAAAAACTGCCCATGTTTTCGGAG CTGCCTTGCGAAGACCAGATCATCCTGCTGAAGGGCTGCTGCATGGAGATCATGTCGCTGCGGGCGGCCGTGCGCTACGACCCCGAGAGCGAGACGCTGACGCTCAGCGGGGAGATGGCCGTCAAGCGGGAGCAGCTCAAGAACGGCGGCCTCGGCGTCGTCTCCGATGCCATCTTCGACCTGGGCAAGTCCCTCTCTGCCTTCAACCTGGACGACACCGAGGTGGCCCTGCTCCAGGCCGTGCTGCTCATGTCCTCAG ACCGGACGGGGCTGATCTGCGTGGAGAAGATCGAGAAGTGCCAGGAGACGTACCTGCTGGCCTTCGAGCACTACATCAACTACCGCAAACACAACATTCCCCACTTCTGGCCCAAGCTGCTGATGAAGGTGACGGATCTGCGGATGATCGGCGCCTGCCACGCCAGCCGCTTCCTGCACATGAAGGTGGAGTGTCCCACCgagctcttcccccccctcttcctcGAGGTCTTCGAGGACCAGGAGGTGTAG
- the NR1D1 gene encoding nuclear receptor subfamily 1 group D member 1 — protein sequence MAAPETGSTGGVISYVGSSGTSPNRTSPVSLCSDSSNSSSQSGSQPFPTYFPPSPTGSLQDSRAYGGGSLAPREDGSPSSSSSSSSSSSSYGSSVNFPGVQQVPVDERRRSSPSKAGSTVTKLNGMVLLCKVCGDVASGFHYGVHACEGCKGFFRRSIQQNIQYKKCLKNENCSIVRINRNRCQQCRFKKCLLVGMSRDAVRFGRIPKREKQRMLAEMQSAMSGMGSAPPGMMPAPGEGPAPGGGRAPPPCPPPLAPPACFSQFPQQLTPPRSPSPGGATEDVIAQVAKAHKEIFVYAHDKLGPPPACENGLLRWDAPPAWAPGPPEPRLCPPAYPESPARGCPWPRGTKDVLPACPMNSHLPGRSGRSVQEIWEDFSLSFTPAVREVVEFAKHIPGFQALSQHDQVTLLKAGTFEVLMVRFASLFDVKEQTVTFMSRTKYSLEELWGMGMGDLLSSMFEFSEKLSALDLTDEELGLFTAVVLVSADRSGMEDTASVEQLQETLIRALRALVLKTHPAETSRFTKLLLKLPDLRTLNNLHSEKLLSFRIDAQ from the exons ATGGCCGCCCCCGAGACCGGCAGCACAG GCGGCGTGATCAGCTACGTGGGCTCCAGCGGCACCTCGCCCAACCGCACCAGCCCCGTCTCGCTCTGCAGCGACagctccaacagcagctcccagtcgggctcccagcccttccccaccTACTTTCCCCCGTCGCCCACCGGCTCCCTCCAGGACTCCCGCGCCTACGGCGGGGGCTCGCTGGCCCCCCGTGAGGACGGCTCcccttcatcctcctcttcctcctcctcctcctcatcatcGTACGGCTCCTCGGTGAACTTCCCCGGGGTGCAGCAGGTCCCCGTGGATGAGCGACGCCGCAGCTCGCCCAGCAAAGCCGGCAGCACCGTCACCA AGCTGAACGGGATGGTGCTGCTCTGCAAGGTCTGCGGGGATGTTGCCTCCGGCTTCCACTACGGCGTCCACGCCTGCGAGGGCTGCAAG ggCTTCTTCCGCCGCAGCATCCAGCAGAACATCCAGTACAAGAAGTGCCTCAAGAACGAGAACTGCTCCATCGTCCGCATCAACCGCAACCGCTGCCAGCAGTGCCGCTTCAAGAAGTGCCTGCTGGTTGGCATGTCCCGTGATG CGGTGCGCTTCGGGCGCATCCCCAAGCGGGAGAAGCAGCGGATGCTGGCGGAGATGCAGAGCGCCATGAGCGGCATGGGCAGCGCCCCGCCGGGGATGATGCCCGCTCCCGGCGAGGGTCCAGCGCCGGGCGGGGGCCGCGCGCCGCCCCCCTGTCCCCCGCCGCTCGCCCCCCCCGCCTGCttctcccagttcccccagcaGCTGACGCCCCCCCGCTcgcccagccccgggggggccACCGAGGACGTCATCGCGCAGGTGGCCAAGGCCCACAAGGAGATCTTCGTCTACGCGCACGACaagctgggaccccccccggccTGCGAGAACGGCCTCCTGCGCTGGGACGCGCCCCCCGCCTGGGCTCCCGGCCCCCCCGagccccggctctgcccccCCGCTTACCCCGAGTCCccggcgcggggctgcccctGGCCCCGTGGCACCAAGGACGTCCTGCCG GCTTGCCCCATGAACAGCCACCTGCCCGGCCGCAGCGGGCGCTCGGTGCAGGAGATCTGGGAGGATTTCTCCCTCAGCTTCACCCCTGCCGTCCGCGAGGTGGTCGAGTTCGCCAAGCACATTCCCGGCTTCCAGGCCCTTTCCCAGCACGACCAGGTCACCCTGCTCAAAGCCGGCACCTTCGAG GTGCTGATGGTTCGCTTCGCCTCGCTGTTCGACGTGAAGGAGCAGACGGTGACGTTCATGAGCCGGACGAAGTACAGCCTGGAGGAGCTGTGGGGCATGGGCATGGGCGACCTGCTCAGCTCCATGTTCGAGTTCAGCGAGAAGCTCAGCGCCCTCGACCTCACCGACGAGGAGCTGGGGCTCTTCACCGCCGTCGTCCTGGTCTCGGCAG ACCGCTCCGGCATGGAGGACACGGCGTCGGTGGAGCAGTTGCAGGAGACGCTGATCCGCGCCCTGCGCGCCCTCGTGCTGAAGACGCACCCGGCGGAGACGTCGCGGTTCaccaagctgctgctgaagctgccgGACCTGCGCACCCTCAACAACCTCCACTCCGAAAAGCTGCTCTCCTTCCGCATCGATGCCCAGTAG